ACATGTGACATGATTTGACTGAGTCTACATGATAGTATATTCTACATAACTTTGTTACAGCTCATGTTAATGTGACTGTTTTTTCACAGGTGAAATTGAATTAAGCCAAAGCATATCTGTTCCCTCTCTAATTTGGTCCTGACCAAGTGGGCATTGTTCTACAAATGGATAATGGAGACTGGGGCCATAGGGTAAGAGATGGATAGAAGACTCGAATAAGAGCAGTGTCAGACGTTTGTTTctgataaataaatgttaaattcCCTCTGTTACCAGTTTAGTTTACATCTGGCatctaaaactaatgcagtcttcCCTGTAGTAAGTTCTTCCTTCATAAAGGTTGTAATGTTGGGATTTTATCTAAACTTTTTTAGAGAAGTGTTTATTTAACTTTCTGATCATTTTGGAAGCTGTattttgtggtgctgttgatgAATTGTATTGCATTATATTGAGGTTCATTGGTATTACTGGGGTAGACAAAAATGTTAGAAACACTTTTTACTATAATGCAATATAATGCAACacacagcaccacaaactacatgATTTATTGTAGAGCCTTTGTAATAGACTCCATTTATTTTAGCTAGGTTGGCACCTGAAATTCACACTGTTCATGCTATTGCCTACAACTGCAGGATGCAAATGCTAACTTACTTTAACTTCACAAAAACATGTGATTCTTATCCTCTCCTTGGTTCCTTTTTGCCATAGATGAGTACTCCTGTTACCTTGAACGTAGGAGGCCACCTGTACACCACCAGTTTATCCACCCTGCAGCGCTATCCAGACTCCATGCTGGGTGCCATGTTCCGGGGAGATTTCCCCACAACTCGCGATTCCCAAGGGAATTATTTCATTGATCGTGATGGGACACTGTTCCGGTACATCCTGAACTTCCTGCGGACGTCTGAGCTGACCCTCCCCTTGGACTTCACAGAGACAGACCTCCTTAGGAAAGAGGCGGACTTCTACCAGATCGAACCTTTGATCCAGTGCCTTAACGATCCCAAGCCACTGTACCCTCCCGACATCTTTGAGCAAGTCGTGGAGCTCTCCAGCACTCGGAAACTGTCAAAATATTCAAACCCAGTCGCCGTTATCATCACACAGCTAACCATAACTACGAAGGTTCACGGCCTGCTGGAAGGTATTTCTAACAACTTCACCAAGTGGAACAAACACATGATGGACACCAGAGACTGCCAGGTGTCATTCACCTTTGGACCTTGTGACTATCACCAAGAGGTGTCCCTAAGGGTTCACCTCATGGACTATATCATGAAACAAGGCTTCACCATCCGCAACACGCGTGTGCATCACATGAGTGAGCGTGCAAACGAGAACACGGTGGAGCATCACTGGACTTTCTGTAGACCAGCTCACAAGGTTGAAGACTAAGTTACAGCAGTCATCGTGGGTGACATTACTGTTTGATATGTCTTCATATTACACAAGATCAAAAAAGTGTGTGTCACTAAtgattttgttttcttattttgaTCAATTGGTACAGTGGCACAAGACTTAAAGTCCAGACAGATAGCATaaacacaatgaaaatgtgaatTCTTGATTTATTCACCTGTAAGTGCAAGAACACTTTCTTATCTGTGCTACCACTACatatttgacatttctttaataaTTAATACTCCATTGGGGTTAAGttctacaaaacaaaaacagcatttcTTATGAAGCAGAAAGACCCTATAGCATTGATTTTATTATGATTGTATGTATTTAGAGACACAAGTATACCCCCAATGATGCTAACAATGTGGGTAAATTGATTTTTAtagaaataattgtgattttatGTGGTTCCAATACCTGTATCTGTTTTTTCCGAAGTCAGTAATAAAGTGATTGT
The genomic region above belongs to Sander lucioperca isolate FBNREF2018 chromosome 12, SLUC_FBN_1.2, whole genome shotgun sequence and contains:
- the kctd6b gene encoding BTB/POZ domain-containing protein KCTD6 isoform X2; its protein translation is MSTPVTLNVGGHLYTTSLSTLQRYPDSMLGAMFRGDFPTTRDSQGNYFIDRDGTLFRYILNFLRTSELTLPLDFTETDLLRKEADFYQIEPLIQCLNDPKPLYPPDIFEQVVELSSTRKLSKYSNPVAVIITQLTITTKVHGLLEGISNNFTKWNKHMMDTRDCQVSFTFGPCDYHQEVSLRVHLMDYIMKQGFTIRNTRVHHMSERANENTVEHHWTFCRPAHKVED
- the kctd6b gene encoding BTB/POZ domain-containing protein KCTD6 isoform X1: MDNGDWGHRMSTPVTLNVGGHLYTTSLSTLQRYPDSMLGAMFRGDFPTTRDSQGNYFIDRDGTLFRYILNFLRTSELTLPLDFTETDLLRKEADFYQIEPLIQCLNDPKPLYPPDIFEQVVELSSTRKLSKYSNPVAVIITQLTITTKVHGLLEGISNNFTKWNKHMMDTRDCQVSFTFGPCDYHQEVSLRVHLMDYIMKQGFTIRNTRVHHMSERANENTVEHHWTFCRPAHKVED